The stretch of DNA GAACCTGAAACCAGCGATCCCATGATTCGAATGAAAGGACTGGCTTCCCTGAGCAAATCTGAGCGCACCAGACCGGGATGCAGGGCATGGGAGGTGACCCCTGCCCGTCCGAGCTTGAACGCAAAAAGCAGGTTTGCCATCTTGGTGGCCCCAAAAGCATTCAGGGCGTTGAACCTGCGTTCTCCCATCGGGTCCTGAAAGTCAATGCGGGTGGTGGAGGGGGCTGTGACGGTCAATATTCTGGAGCCACGGGTCTGGTGAAGGGTCTCAAACAGCACCTTGGTGAGCATGAAAGGGGCCAGATGGTTCACTGCAAACATGGTTTCCAGTCCGTCACCTGTGAGGGTGCGCGTGGATTTAAATACAGCAGCATTGTGAATCAGGGCATGCAATTCAGCAAGGTCTTTCTGGATTTCCAGAGCGGTCTTTTTCAATGCCCCAAGGTCGGTGAAGTCCACCACGAAAGTTTTGACCTCTGCCTGAGCAGACTCCTGTCTGATCTGGTTTTTTACGGTTTCCAGCTTTTCCTGATTGCGGGCCAGCAGAATCAGGTGACATCCCTGTCTGGCAAGGACTCGGGCGGTGGCACTGCCAATGGCTCCTGTGGCTCCGGTGATGAGGACCGTCTGGTTCATGGGCACTCCTTGCATGAGGGTTATCTAAGAGTGTAACGAATTTGCAAGAGGTGCACAATCCTGCTTAAAAAACAGAAAGACCAGATGCATTTCTGAAATAGGTTTTAAGATGGGCCAAACAGAATTCTGAAAATTTGCACTTAAGGCCACTTTGATGGATGTCTTAAGGTCACAGGGTCATATTTTAAAGACCATACTGCCTCCAACCAGGCGCTGATATCAGAACCAGAAACATACTTGCCCGTAGGGTTGCCACCAGCAGCGTATTCGTCT from Deinococcus cellulosilyticus NBRC 106333 = KACC 11606 encodes:
- a CDS encoding SDR family NAD(P)-dependent oxidoreductase, with product MNQTVLITGATGAIGSATARVLARQGCHLILLARNQEKLETVKNQIRQESAQAEVKTFVVDFTDLGALKKTALEIQKDLAELHALIHNAAVFKSTRTLTGDGLETMFAVNHLAPFMLTKVLFETLHQTRGSRILTVTAPSTTRIDFQDPMGERRFNALNAFGATKMANLLFAFKLGRAGVTSHALHPGLVRSDLLREASPFIRIMGSLVSGSPEKTAAAFSEIVLEPRYIQSNGQFWHLKKPIQAPAYARDPQNQDALWDLSLKWINTLEVRSR